The following coding sequences are from one Salvia hispanica cultivar TCC Black 2014 chromosome 3, UniMelb_Shisp_WGS_1.0, whole genome shotgun sequence window:
- the LOC125208931 gene encoding endo-1,4-beta-xylanase 1-like isoform X2 produces MIQHLEIIYIMSSFLKCCFTNHNVKKKTPRLKKSEEIMERQHASNENEEILETEKLNHESDNHSYKPTSNIIINHDFSGGLHQWHPNCCVAFVTSQETGQSAKLTGRFAVVSNRKECWQGLEQDITNRVSVGYTYTICAWVAVSSLQGVTDVLATLKLESGDDEVSYKFIAKVAASSERWEKVEGTFSLPTVPRRVIFYLEGPSPGIDLFIRSVVVSGDSSTKCGDERTDGDENIIQNSTFDNGLNSWSGRGCKIALHDSMADGKVLPKTGKSFASTENRTDSWNGIQQEITGRIQRKLAYEVTAYVRLTGNTSVANADVRATLWVQAADQREQYIGIAHVQATDKDWAQLHGKFLINASPARVVIFVEGPPPAADILLDSLVVKHAPKVPPASPPVIENPGFNVNIIANGNLSDGTNGWFPLGNCNLGVASGSPRVLPPMARDSLGAHEALSGRYILVTNRTQTWMGPAQMITDKVKLYLTYQVSAWVRVGKQATRPQIINVAFSVDGQWVNGGQVEAPDGETWHEMGGSFRVEKQPTKVMVYIQGPEAGVDLMVAGLQIFPVDRHHRFKTLKNHTDKIRKRDVTLKLTSSGSTPVAGALVKVRQTQNSFPFGSCIGRYEIDNEDIVNFFTKNFNWAVFENELKWYWTEPQKGNFNYKDADTLLNLCTSHNMQLRGHCIFWESEGAVQSWIRALSQTDMKSAVESRIQDLLTRYKGKFKHYDVNNEMLHNSFYQDHLGKDIRAEMFKTANSLDPSALLFVNDYSVEDGTDARSSPEKYIRHILALQGQGAPVGGIGVQGHITSPVGPVVCSAMDKLGTLGLPIWFTEIDVTSDNEHVRADDLEVMMREAFAHPAVEGVMLWGFWELFMSRDGAHLVNAEGDLNEAGRRYLALRNEWTTRAHGYVSDQGEFVYRGFHGEYEVEVVDVQSKQKVNKKFVVDQGEEPVVIAINV; encoded by the exons ATGATCCAACACTTGGAAATCATCTATATAATGTCTTCGTTCTTGAAATGTTGCTTCACAAATCACAAcgtgaagaagaaaaccccACGGTTAAAG AAATCAGAAGAGATTATGGAGAGGCAGCATGCAAGCAATGAGAATGAAGAGATTCTTGAAACTGAG AAGCTGAATCATGAATCAGACAATCACTCCTACAAGCCTACTTCCAACATCATAATCAACCATGATTTTTCTGGAGGACTTCACCAATGGCACCCCAATTGTTGTGTTGCCTTCGTCACATCACAAGAAACCGGGCAATCCGCCAAACTAACCGGCCGGTTCGCTGTCGTCTCGAACCGGAAAGAATGCTGGCAAGGCTTGGAGCAAGACATCACCAACCGAGTCTCTGTAGGCTATACCTACACCATCTGTGCTTGGGTCGCGGTGTCGAGCCTGCAGGGCGTCACGGACGTGCTGGCCACGTTGAAGCTCGAGAGCGGAGACGACGAAGTTAGCTACAAGTTCATTGCAAA aGTTGCCGCTTCCTCGGAGCGATGGGAGAAGGTGGAAGGCACGTTTTCGCTGCCTACCGTGCCTCGTCGCGttatattttatcttgaaGGGCCTTCGCCCGGCATTGATCTGTTTATAAGATCGGTAGTCGTCTCGGGTGACTCCTCCACTAAGTGTGGT GATGAAAGAACAGATGGTGATGAGAACATCATACAGAATTCGACATTCGATAACGGCCTCAACAGCTGGTCCGGGCGAGGTTGCAAGATCGCATTGCATGATTCGATGGCTGACGGGAAAGTTCTTCCGAAGACCGGAAAGTCCTTTGCATCAACCGAAAATCGTACGGACTCTTGGAACGGCATCCAGCAGGAGATAACAGGGAGAATTCAACGGAAGCTCGCCTACGAGGTCACTGCTTATGTTAGATTGACCGGCAACACTAGTGTCGCCAACGCAGATGTCCGGGCCACGCTTTGGGTCCAGGCCGCGGATCAACGAGAACAATACATAGGAATTGCACA tgtgCAAGCAACAGATAAAGATTGGGCGCAGTTGCATGGGAAATTTTTGATCAATGCGTCTCCGGCTAGAGTAGTTATCTTCGTCGAAGGACCACCTCCGGCTGCAGACATCCTCCTCGATAGTCTGGTCGTAAAGCATGCTCCCAAAGTCCCGCCCGCGTCTCCACCGGTCATTGAG AATCCTGgttttaatgtcaacataattGCCAATGGCAATCTAAGCGATGGTACGAACGGGTGGTTCCCCCTCGGGAACTGCAACCTAGGCGTTGCAAGTGGCTCGCCTCGTGTTTTGCCCCCGATGGCCAGGGACAGCCTCGGGGCCCACGAGGCTCTAAGTGGGCGCTACATTCTTGTGACGAACAGGACACAGACATGGATGGGGCCGGCCCAGATGATAACGGATAAGGTGAAATTGTATCTGACATATCAAGTGTCTGCATGGGTTCGGGTGGGCAAGCAGGCGACTCGGCCACAGATCATCAACGTCGCCTTTAGCGTGGATGGTCAATGGGTGAACGGTGGCCAAGTCGAGGCGCCTGATGGCGAGACGTGGCACGAAATGGGTGGATCGTTTCGAGTTGAGAAGCAACCTACAAAGGTGATGGTTTATATTCAGGGCCCTGAGGCCGGTGTGGATTTGATGGTGGCCGGATTGCAGATTTTTCCGGTCGACAGACACCATCGATTCAAAACGCTCAAAAATCACACAGATAAG ATACGCAAACGTGATGTTACCTTAAAGTTGACATCGTCTGGTTCGACTCCGGTGGCCGGGGCCTTAGTGAAAGTCCGGCAAACACAGAACAGCTTCCCGTTCGGATCCTGCATCGGCCGGTACGAAATCGACAACGAGGACATCGTCAATTTCTTCACAAAGAACTTCAACTGGGCCGTGTTCGAAAACGAGCTAAAATGGTACTGGACCGAGCCGCAAAAGGGGAACTTCAACTACAAAGACGCAGACACCTTACTCAACCTATGCACAAGCCACAACATGCAGCTCCGCGGCCACTGCATCTTCTGGGAGTCCGAGGGTGCCGTCCAGTCCTGGATCCGGGCCCTCAGCCAGACGGACATGAAGTCCGCGGTTGAAAGCCGGATCCAGGACCTTCTGACTAGGTACAAGGGCAAGTTCAAGCACTACGACGTGAACAACGAGATGCTCCACAACTCGTTCTACCAGGATCACCTGGGGAAGGACATCCGGGCCGAGATGTTCAAAACTGCAAACAGTCTCGACCCGTCCGCCCTCCTCTTCGTGAACGACTACAGTGTCGAGGACGGGACGGATGCACGTTCCAGTCCTGAAAAGTACATCCGCCACATCCTGGCCCTGCAGGGCCAGGGTGCCCCTGTAGGGGGCATAGGCGTACAGGGGCACATAACTAGCCCTGTGGGGCCAGTTGTGTGCTCTGCCATGGACAAACTGGGGACGCTGGGCCTCCCCATTTGGTTCACGGAGATCGACGTCACGTCGGACAACGAGCACGTCAGGGCGGACGATCTCGAGGTCATGATGCGCGAGGCCTTCGCGCACCCTGCGGTCGAGGGGGTGATGCTGTGGGGGTTCTGGGAGCTGTTTATGAGCCGGGACGGCGCGCACTTGGTGAACGCGGAAGGGGATCTCAACGAGGCCGGGAGGCGGTACCTCGCGCTTCGGAACGAGTGGACGACGCGGGCTCATGGCTACGTGAGTGATCAAGGGGAGTTTGTGTATAGAGGGTTTCATGGGGAGTATGAGGTTGAAGTGGTGGATGTGCAATCCAAACAGAAAGTGAACAAGAAGTTTGTGGTTGATCAAGGTGAAGAACCGGTTGTGATAGCAATTAATGTGTAG
- the LOC125208931 gene encoding endo-1,4-beta-xylanase 1-like isoform X1 — translation MIQHLEIIYIMSSFLKCCFTNHNVKKKTPRLKKSEEIMERQHASNENEEILETEQKLNHESDNHSYKPTSNIIINHDFSGGLHQWHPNCCVAFVTSQETGQSAKLTGRFAVVSNRKECWQGLEQDITNRVSVGYTYTICAWVAVSSLQGVTDVLATLKLESGDDEVSYKFIAKVAASSERWEKVEGTFSLPTVPRRVIFYLEGPSPGIDLFIRSVVVSGDSSTKCGDERTDGDENIIQNSTFDNGLNSWSGRGCKIALHDSMADGKVLPKTGKSFASTENRTDSWNGIQQEITGRIQRKLAYEVTAYVRLTGNTSVANADVRATLWVQAADQREQYIGIAHVQATDKDWAQLHGKFLINASPARVVIFVEGPPPAADILLDSLVVKHAPKVPPASPPVIENPGFNVNIIANGNLSDGTNGWFPLGNCNLGVASGSPRVLPPMARDSLGAHEALSGRYILVTNRTQTWMGPAQMITDKVKLYLTYQVSAWVRVGKQATRPQIINVAFSVDGQWVNGGQVEAPDGETWHEMGGSFRVEKQPTKVMVYIQGPEAGVDLMVAGLQIFPVDRHHRFKTLKNHTDKIRKRDVTLKLTSSGSTPVAGALVKVRQTQNSFPFGSCIGRYEIDNEDIVNFFTKNFNWAVFENELKWYWTEPQKGNFNYKDADTLLNLCTSHNMQLRGHCIFWESEGAVQSWIRALSQTDMKSAVESRIQDLLTRYKGKFKHYDVNNEMLHNSFYQDHLGKDIRAEMFKTANSLDPSALLFVNDYSVEDGTDARSSPEKYIRHILALQGQGAPVGGIGVQGHITSPVGPVVCSAMDKLGTLGLPIWFTEIDVTSDNEHVRADDLEVMMREAFAHPAVEGVMLWGFWELFMSRDGAHLVNAEGDLNEAGRRYLALRNEWTTRAHGYVSDQGEFVYRGFHGEYEVEVVDVQSKQKVNKKFVVDQGEEPVVIAINV, via the exons ATGATCCAACACTTGGAAATCATCTATATAATGTCTTCGTTCTTGAAATGTTGCTTCACAAATCACAAcgtgaagaagaaaaccccACGGTTAAAG AAATCAGAAGAGATTATGGAGAGGCAGCATGCAAGCAATGAGAATGAAGAGATTCTTGAAACTGAG CAGAAGCTGAATCATGAATCAGACAATCACTCCTACAAGCCTACTTCCAACATCATAATCAACCATGATTTTTCTGGAGGACTTCACCAATGGCACCCCAATTGTTGTGTTGCCTTCGTCACATCACAAGAAACCGGGCAATCCGCCAAACTAACCGGCCGGTTCGCTGTCGTCTCGAACCGGAAAGAATGCTGGCAAGGCTTGGAGCAAGACATCACCAACCGAGTCTCTGTAGGCTATACCTACACCATCTGTGCTTGGGTCGCGGTGTCGAGCCTGCAGGGCGTCACGGACGTGCTGGCCACGTTGAAGCTCGAGAGCGGAGACGACGAAGTTAGCTACAAGTTCATTGCAAA aGTTGCCGCTTCCTCGGAGCGATGGGAGAAGGTGGAAGGCACGTTTTCGCTGCCTACCGTGCCTCGTCGCGttatattttatcttgaaGGGCCTTCGCCCGGCATTGATCTGTTTATAAGATCGGTAGTCGTCTCGGGTGACTCCTCCACTAAGTGTGGT GATGAAAGAACAGATGGTGATGAGAACATCATACAGAATTCGACATTCGATAACGGCCTCAACAGCTGGTCCGGGCGAGGTTGCAAGATCGCATTGCATGATTCGATGGCTGACGGGAAAGTTCTTCCGAAGACCGGAAAGTCCTTTGCATCAACCGAAAATCGTACGGACTCTTGGAACGGCATCCAGCAGGAGATAACAGGGAGAATTCAACGGAAGCTCGCCTACGAGGTCACTGCTTATGTTAGATTGACCGGCAACACTAGTGTCGCCAACGCAGATGTCCGGGCCACGCTTTGGGTCCAGGCCGCGGATCAACGAGAACAATACATAGGAATTGCACA tgtgCAAGCAACAGATAAAGATTGGGCGCAGTTGCATGGGAAATTTTTGATCAATGCGTCTCCGGCTAGAGTAGTTATCTTCGTCGAAGGACCACCTCCGGCTGCAGACATCCTCCTCGATAGTCTGGTCGTAAAGCATGCTCCCAAAGTCCCGCCCGCGTCTCCACCGGTCATTGAG AATCCTGgttttaatgtcaacataattGCCAATGGCAATCTAAGCGATGGTACGAACGGGTGGTTCCCCCTCGGGAACTGCAACCTAGGCGTTGCAAGTGGCTCGCCTCGTGTTTTGCCCCCGATGGCCAGGGACAGCCTCGGGGCCCACGAGGCTCTAAGTGGGCGCTACATTCTTGTGACGAACAGGACACAGACATGGATGGGGCCGGCCCAGATGATAACGGATAAGGTGAAATTGTATCTGACATATCAAGTGTCTGCATGGGTTCGGGTGGGCAAGCAGGCGACTCGGCCACAGATCATCAACGTCGCCTTTAGCGTGGATGGTCAATGGGTGAACGGTGGCCAAGTCGAGGCGCCTGATGGCGAGACGTGGCACGAAATGGGTGGATCGTTTCGAGTTGAGAAGCAACCTACAAAGGTGATGGTTTATATTCAGGGCCCTGAGGCCGGTGTGGATTTGATGGTGGCCGGATTGCAGATTTTTCCGGTCGACAGACACCATCGATTCAAAACGCTCAAAAATCACACAGATAAG ATACGCAAACGTGATGTTACCTTAAAGTTGACATCGTCTGGTTCGACTCCGGTGGCCGGGGCCTTAGTGAAAGTCCGGCAAACACAGAACAGCTTCCCGTTCGGATCCTGCATCGGCCGGTACGAAATCGACAACGAGGACATCGTCAATTTCTTCACAAAGAACTTCAACTGGGCCGTGTTCGAAAACGAGCTAAAATGGTACTGGACCGAGCCGCAAAAGGGGAACTTCAACTACAAAGACGCAGACACCTTACTCAACCTATGCACAAGCCACAACATGCAGCTCCGCGGCCACTGCATCTTCTGGGAGTCCGAGGGTGCCGTCCAGTCCTGGATCCGGGCCCTCAGCCAGACGGACATGAAGTCCGCGGTTGAAAGCCGGATCCAGGACCTTCTGACTAGGTACAAGGGCAAGTTCAAGCACTACGACGTGAACAACGAGATGCTCCACAACTCGTTCTACCAGGATCACCTGGGGAAGGACATCCGGGCCGAGATGTTCAAAACTGCAAACAGTCTCGACCCGTCCGCCCTCCTCTTCGTGAACGACTACAGTGTCGAGGACGGGACGGATGCACGTTCCAGTCCTGAAAAGTACATCCGCCACATCCTGGCCCTGCAGGGCCAGGGTGCCCCTGTAGGGGGCATAGGCGTACAGGGGCACATAACTAGCCCTGTGGGGCCAGTTGTGTGCTCTGCCATGGACAAACTGGGGACGCTGGGCCTCCCCATTTGGTTCACGGAGATCGACGTCACGTCGGACAACGAGCACGTCAGGGCGGACGATCTCGAGGTCATGATGCGCGAGGCCTTCGCGCACCCTGCGGTCGAGGGGGTGATGCTGTGGGGGTTCTGGGAGCTGTTTATGAGCCGGGACGGCGCGCACTTGGTGAACGCGGAAGGGGATCTCAACGAGGCCGGGAGGCGGTACCTCGCGCTTCGGAACGAGTGGACGACGCGGGCTCATGGCTACGTGAGTGATCAAGGGGAGTTTGTGTATAGAGGGTTTCATGGGGAGTATGAGGTTGAAGTGGTGGATGTGCAATCCAAACAGAAAGTGAACAAGAAGTTTGTGGTTGATCAAGGTGAAGAACCGGTTGTGATAGCAATTAATGTGTAG